The DNA sequence AGTCAGGCGAGATTCTACTAGGATGCATTGTGAGTCCGTTGTTGCTAGTTCTGGAATCTCCACTTGGTACTCATAGCCTATGCGAGGCAATATCAGTGGTTCATCATAAATGCCATATCTGCCAGGGGAATCTGGTGAAGCGAACTGATCATAAACTGTCTCGGCAGCATGTTCATTGATATATTGCATTTCAGCAGCATCCATCTGTCATCACATCGAATAGGAAAGATTAGCAACTGCACATTCCATCCCATATTTAAAGAAGAAACGCCCAAATCAACTGATTTATGCAAAGTCAGGAAAGAACAGTTCAGATTGTTCTTTGTTTTAAAGTGCTCTTCCAGATACCTACAAGAATCATATATCTATGCACAAACATCTCCTATAGGTAGATGCGCGTTCCAGGCAGCAAGACTAAGAACCTAAAACGAGAGCTAGACACAAAGATGTTTGAACTTGCAGAAAAAAATTGTCATCTTTGTTATTCTTTTTCATTCGAAACATTACAGAAGCAATGGTTTAACTCAAATTGCCAGTTGGAAGCAGGAAAACCTTAAAAACTAATCGAATCAAGAAATTTGGGCATAAATAGCCAACCCTAAATAGACAGCGTATGCCACATCCCCTCAACCCAAACACTGGAAACCCTTCCTCGCCAGATACAAAGATTTTCCAACCATCAATCAACAACAAGATCCCGCAACCATCAAACGAATCATGCTAGTTACACGGAGCTACTGACAGAATCACCAACCCTCTTCATAAGAAAGTACACTTACGCACGACGATTACCATGCTGAGTTACCAGATTGTGGCCATCGCCTCGTCCACAACAAGCAGAGCACGCACCAGAAGAATACCTCGAGCGCGGTCGAGAAAAAGGCCGGCTCTCGAGAAAGCTCACGAACAGAAAGCACAAGCAACAAGCAAACGAGTAGGAGATCGGAGAGGGGGCTGTGGGGAATCGGGCGTACCGATCGCTACGCAGAGATTGGTATCGACTACTGTGTATGTCATCCACGAGGCGACGAACACATCAAACCATACGACGACGAGACGGAGAGAGGCGAGGAGGAAAGGGGGAATAAGAGGGGCGTCGTTCTCTGCGTCTCCTTCAAATGTGTACTGAAACAAATGGGGTATTTTTTTTCGCTTGCTTTATTCGATAGGGAGGAATCTTCGTTACTACAAAGACCTACTTATCGATTACCCGAAGAGGGTGGTCCCACAGGCCTGCTTCCGATCTCCGGGAAGAAGCCTTTTCGCTGCTTTTGGTCAGACAGGAATCAGGAAGCGCATAATAGCAACCGGATATTGAAAACCTCGTTTTAAATAATATTGATGGAGAGAAATTTTATTATTCTCAAAAATATGTTtggcaattaaaaaaaaatcttaaattttttttctctctttttttttttttataatattttttatttttttcttaaagatgtgATTACATTTGACTATCTTTCTCGTCTTTGTCACATTTGTTTTCTTCCTCGTTCATTATCGTTGCCACTAAGAGGGCACTAAGATTCTCTTCGGTCATCAATATCATCGCTAAGGGACAAGGAACCTTGAGGTGGTAACTATAACATTAGAGTTGGAGAGGCAATCGATGGTCGATCATACATATGACATCGTAGAAGTTTCGAAATTTGTCAAAAGAGATCCAACGGTTAACATCATTTGATCGACACAATGCAAAAGCTCGATCAAATCATGTCAAAAGAGATCCAACGGTTAACATCATTTGTGTCTTTGTCATGTTTGTTTTCTTCCTCGTTCATTATCGTTGCCACTAAAAGGGCACTAAAATCCTTTTCGGTCATCAATATCATCGCTAAGGGATAAGGAACCTTGAGGTAGTGACTATAACATTAGAATTGGAAAGGCAATCGATGGTCATAGTATTTAGATCGTCGATCATACATATGACATCATAGAAGTTCTGACATGTGTCAAAAGAGATCCAACGGTTAACATCATTTGATCGACACGGTGCAAAAACTTGATCAAATCATATCAACCATAGCCTATGCCTTTAAGAGCCTCGTGTTTGTTACCAAGGCCATTGATTGTCGCTTTGACGAACTCATCATCGACAACAACCTTCATCTATCTCGCTTTGCTTAATGCATTGCTCTGTTCCCCGTCGATTTCTTTCTTCGGTTTCATCCATAAGAGAAAGCGTTGAAAGACGATCACAACAAGATGAAAGTtagagataaaataataaaaatggtcGGGAAGGGATGCATTATAGGAATAaatcaaaaatgaaaaaaaaggtgaaaaaatattttttttgggtgAATTTGCCCTGTGTATAAGATTAAGGGTTTAATTCCTAAAATACGATGCTACACTTGATTCCAAAGAATTCAAAGCACCATTAGATAAATTTACATTAGTCTCATGGGGTACTCAATTTATCTTATCAATTGAGTATTATATAATTCTAAAACTCATTTGTCAAATTTACATTAAACTAATAActtatccattagggttaaaaaCATCATCAGTCAAATTTGTTGATGAGTTGAAACCTCTGAAACATGTCTCTCACATAAATATCGATAGTAAAGTCTTTggatacatatttttttattttattaaaactgTTACTTCAaaacaatttaattttttataaaaaaaatatttattttgtcttgaaaatttgatattttgggATTTGAATTGGGCTACTTGAAAcctaattgataaaaaaatcaaaaaattaacATAAACCGAGAATAATGATTGTAGATTAACTTATCTTAGCTGTACAGTACGCTAATTACTGGCATGAGACACGTATTGCTGTAGGGCAACTGTTTGCTGTCTGGTTACGAACAGCGAGGAACAGTTGATCAAGCAGTGAGCCGGATCGGCTGCAAAGGCCTGGGCGCCCTTCTAATGGTAACGGCCGAGTAAATTCCAAGATCAGCAATTTCTAGTGTACGCGGCAGGTTATCATTTGGCTAGTTTCGCGTTCGCTGTGGCGCTATTATATCTTGACGCAATATATGGAAACTATGGTTTGAATGGATGCACAGCGAAAAGTTCCGGGACCGTCCGATGAACAGAGGTTTTATCATCAATAGATGGTCCCAGTTGTTGATGTAGCTCATTAGATGGTCCCAGTTGTTGTTGATGCAGTAGCTCATTTAATGATCGAAGTCTTTTTCTCAGTTATCATGATCCCATTTTGCATACCATATTTCTGGCAACAAAGGACCAATTTTTGAAACAATGTCTCAACACcaattacatatatataattaataataatttttttaaagataaatagTTGATACGGAGTATAACGTCAATTAATCATCATCCGACATGTAACTGTTATATGATGCCTAGAATGAAAGGGGAATACGATGGTCACCCTCTACCCATTTGCTTGTATTGGCAAAAGTCCAAAACAAGTGATTATGTGTTGCCTTCCTTGTTGCTCGCGTAATTAAAAAAACCAAGAGGAGACTATTGGGGGCGGTTAGAGATAATTTTCATGTaaaatattctatgaaatattttGTCCTTTTACAACTAAGTATAAAAGCTTATCTTTAATATAATTAAAGGAGACTTATCTTTTTTGACCACTCACATTCGTGCTCATACACCTCGAGTGACTAACTTGAGCATTTGAGAGATCGGATCGAGAAATCTCTTTCAACCTCGAGCTTCATGCAAATAACACTTTGAGAGCTTAATATTTCCATCTCGAAGGCACTTCTAATAGAACTCCACGTACGGATTCGGACTACGTCGGCTAACAATAATGTCAACGACTTTTTCCTTTAATGACAGTGAACATGAGATTTAATTCAATACCTATTAATAACGACAGCATTCAATATCTAGGTTAGCTAGCCATGGtcgaaaaataatatattagattGATAAGGTTTAGAGTTCTCAACCTTGATAATTATTATCTTGCAAAAATATAAggtgggaaaaaaaaaatctcattttcTGTGACATGTTTCAATTCAATATGAAACTGACATGATGATGGCAAGGGTCCAATTTGTGTGTTCCACCACTGCAGCCATCCATGTTGTTTGATTATAATTGGTTGGGTGAGATGATGAACACAAATTTGAGATGAAGTGAATGATTTCAAGCCATATCTTTgtactttttttaaaaattttctccCTATTTAGTTAGATAAGTTAGTTTTGACATGGATGGATTCTAAAAGCTTtaagattttaatatatttttatgttggaaaaaaataaatatttttttaagcctAAAGTTAATCCAAAAGCTAACAAAAAATTGATGGCCCAGCTTGCTTTTTTGGGCCAAACAACATATAGAGACTCCTATCATTAATAGAGTCTTTCATCATGATTTTGACTAATTATAGTTATAGATCCAATTTAATGTTATAATGAACCCAATGTTAATTAGAGAAAGAGATTATGCAATGGCCTGTCTTTATCAATAATTTTGATCCACACCTAAATCAACTTAGATGGAGCTCAAGTCAGATTAGATTCTAGTCAAAACCCAACCAAGGATGTTTCCACCTTAGAGAGTGTTATCCTTTAACAAAGTTgtgaattttgatttattatgCTAGAATAATTATTTTGTTGCTTGACATATTCTTACACTTACATAGTAGAGAGAGATTTGATGTGTAAGTCCTAAAACATATATGGTTTCAACCCCTTAAATTATTCCTAAAGTTAATCAATAGCAAGTAATGGGTAGTCAGAGATTGGCATCAGAACATATGGGGGTAACTTGGAATGTTTTGGAGCACCAAAATGATTGCTTGTTAACAACAGTCAATGATtcatggaggaagaggagatttGATGTGTATAGATTACCAAAATAAGGATTTGGAGAACAATTGATCTTCTGAATTTACTGCTTATTTGAATgaatttcttcaacaaaagggagagagatatatattttataaaaaaaaatcttcatatTCAACAATTAAAATGTTTTATTGAGTCTGAACCTAAGTATTCCTTATCTGAGCATTATGCTGCAATGGACATTCTGCAAATTTTCTCATGCCATGCTCAAACTGCTATTCCCAACTCCATTCATGAGTTgcaagcatcatcatcatcatcctttgTCCTTTCCTTTTCCACCTGGCAATCAAAATAGTTCAGTAAGTTTATGGAGTGAGAGAAACAGACACCCCAGCAAAATAACCTACAAAGAATTAGAAATTTCAAGCACATGTATGCAGATTATTTTCATCTCTGCCAACACCTCAGCCCATTGGTTGTACTTCCTAGAACACTCTTCCCCCATCAATTTGCTCCATGCTAAGTTTTGATCCAGTTCTGGGGAACATCTATGGTTCCTTaatcaaaataatagtgttatCATTCATGTTTTTAATGCTTTGTCCCATAACTTTTTGCTCTAAAGTAGAACCAGCTATACTAAGCTTTCTTTCCAGTTCATGTTCATAGTTTCATGATCATATGCTTGGAACTATCAAATGTCAGTTTAAAGTATAAGCTGATTCAGCTGGCCAACTAAAATAAAGGTTGAAGATGCTGATTAATCAGCTTTAAGGAGCAGTCAGAACAACTtccagaaatcaagatcatggtcATGTGTCAGTGGTTGAAGATACCAAGACAGCAGAAAAGTGCTTCAGAATAAGGTAGTAGTTTGAGGGCAGTATTGACTGTCATCCTGAAAGACTATGGAGTCCCAAAATAACTGATGAATGCACTGAGCAATTTTTGCAGTTTCGGATTCGGCTATCAAACTTATTCCGATCCATGGTTGGACCCATATGGACCGGACTGTTCCGACGTATCATGTATTAGtatggagaggaagaagaaaaagaaaaagaaagagacgaGGATCGTACCAAAAATGATGGTGTCGTAGTATGATACGTGAGCAATAGCTGTGCAGGCCTCCTAACAAGTGCGAGAAGTCATGCCTTTATCccgaacactatatatatatatatatatcgatagtCCAATCGATAAATATCAATCAAAATTATCCCGAACCGACCAATTTAGTAGACCTTAGTGCAAAGTTTTATCCCTGCATGCATAGAAATTGCAGCTGATATAGCCAAATCTTGGGAAAGAGTATACTGAGTTGCCATGGATCATTGCAGGAACCTCCTTTTGCTGGAGTTGCAAGTTTCTCAAATCAAGAACAATCAGAGCAAATGATGTCTATATCCAATTGGGAAGTGTTCACTACAAGAAATCCTCTCATTATACATGACTTGTGCCAAACCCAATTGTAATGTGTAGTCCTGCAGACAGGACCATCTGCTTTTGTTGAAATGATGCACAATCATATGGATTAAATCAAGTCATAAATAAAGATTAGGTCATATGGGCCCAAACATGTCATGGGTGGTTCTCTTTTTGTCTGCCATAATGAGGGCCACTAGCTTGACCTATGCTAATGATTCTTAGCTCCTCTTTACCACCATGTCTTGGAGAAGAATTGCACATCCCTCCCTCCTCTCAATCTTGTCGCCTCCTTCCCCATCCAACCCCCACTTCCTTCCATCCACAATGGATCAGCAATTGAGAGAGGTTCTTGTCCCTGTCTCTCCAATCATAGACCAACTGACCAGCTCCCATCAACCCCTCCTAGCCCTTGGATCCCAATCAGATGGCTCAGATCCAAGTTCACTGGGTATGATCAGAGGTACCTGTGCCACAATACACTTGAAACACAAGTTTCAGAATGAGAATTCTTACTCACCTTCATCATGACCTGCCAAGCTATCCAGGAAATATGCTTGGAAGTGAACTTAACTCTATTTTGTGCCtgcctctttctcttccttcttgGAGGCCTAGTCATGAACTTGATAGCATTTGTTGAAGATGCATGCTGCAAACTACACAAACACATGGCAATCAGTAAAATATTGGAGTTCATGAAAAGCCACACAGACACCCCACTCACCTCACACCTCATATTCATTCTAAAAGATAGAAGAACAAGCAGTGTTGGCCATCCTTTTATTAAGCTTGTGCATTTATCATTAACAGTACCTGCAAACAACATTTCTTTTACTCATGAAACTAAGAACTCATGCTGAACCTATTTTCCTCTCCATCTGACAGAGGGCATGACATTCAAACTATTGAGACTTCATGAGAAGATGAAGGAGACTACCATAAATACTCTTAATCTTAGCAAAAGGTGTTTATACTAGTCACAGTCATGGAGGCTTCTTTTGCTGCATTTTtcttggaacatatcaatagaacaaaaagtaagagattgagatatcAATCTCAGGACTTGACTAGAATTATTTAGCAAGCAATGGTGGTAGCTATAAACAAATGAGAAGATGTATCCAACAACAATGAACTTTATGTCGAGTTGGTCCTCTTTGCCAAAAGGTGATACTATAAATTCTACCTTTTGCGCAGAGTGATCGGGAAGAGTCATCCAAAAGTTCTCATCAGATCATCAACTACTATCTCACTGTTCTCAAGACTTGGTTTCTCATCAAGTTTGCAGAGCTTTACTCCCTGTCCCCACTCCACCCTCATAAACCTACAACACTGGAAGAAGCACACTCCGTCGTTCTCATTCCCTCCTCCGTGCATCAGACTAAGAGCAGCCTCCTTCTTGTCATAGAGAGGAAAAGATGGGGGTGGCCACTGTCAGTGAGCTGAAGCAGCAAAGTGTTCCCGGGAAGCGAATTTTTCGGTCCAGTTTGAGCACACGACAGGCCACCGAATGGTAATTCCGATCTCCAGACCACGCATGAAGTTGTCGAAATCGATTTCctcttcatgatattttgttTGGTGTTCCAAATTATTCATTCGATTCATAGGCTTCTTTTACGTAGGAAACTCTTCTGCTACAGATCCCTTATGTGGTAGTAGTTTTCTGTCATATTGGcatggaagaaagaagaaagaagaaagaagaaagaagaaagacgaAAGAAATCATTTCAATTAAAAGCAATTAATACGAAAGAAGATTTAAATGGCATGATATATATCTATCTCATCATCAGTCCTGTTCTTGCTGATAAAACTTCAGAAAGTTGAAGAGAAGGCAAAAGACGAAAGAGAATGAATCATAGGCAATTATGTCAAGCTGGCTATTTAGTCAAAGGTTGCATCATGGGGAGCAAACCATGCTCCACATTGTTTTCTTGCTGCTAAGATATCAGGCAGCAATTTCATGTCATGTTAATGTCAGCAATAACAAGTAGATTCCAATCTATGGGTTCTCTCTTCTACACAGTAATCTTTCATCAAAACTCCTGATTTGTCGACTGAAGAACCTCTTCACAATGTTCATCTGTGCTGTGCTGACTCCTGCACTCTTGTTGATTTGTCTTACAGGCCTCTCTCTGATGTTTCCAGTGATCTCACAGTTGAAGTTGGCACATCAAGCTTTCCACTCCACAAGGTGAGACCAAGTCGAATCCAAATGATCAATTCCTTGGAAGACAGAAAGAACTTGAGTTTTGTTCCCTGCATTTAGTTCTAACTCTAGGTGAAGAACAATGTTGTAGTTCATGTGATACTAAATGTTTTGTACCATTTTTCCTGAGCCCAATCCATTTTGGTATTAAGCATTGAACACTCACTCACGACATGGCCATCAATCTCTGCAGTTCCCTCTGGTTTCAAGGAGCGGAAAGATCAGAAAGCTTGTGTCCGAGGCCAAAGATTCGAAGGTGACACGCATCAATCTGCAAGGCACACCGGGTGGTGCAGAAGCCTTCGAGCTCGCCGCCAAGTTCTGCTACGGCGTCCACATAGAGCTCGATCTTTCCAACGCCGCCATGCTGAGCTGCGCAGCGCATTACTTGGAGATGACGGAGGAATTCGCAGAGAAGAACTTGGAGCTCCGAGCTGAGATCTTCCTCAAGGAAGCGGTCTTCTCAAACAACCTGAACTCGATCACCGTGCTCCATCGTTGTGAAAGCCTCCTCCCGGTAGCAGAGGACATCAACCTGATCAGCAGAATCATCATGGCGATCGCAACCAACGCCTGCAAAGTGGAACACACGACAGGCCTCGCAAcacctgagcatggcctcattgaGGTGGAAGCAACAGCAGACTGGTGGGGGAAGGCTCTGGTGATGCTGAACTTGGATTTCTTCCAACGGGTTCTCACTGCCATGAAATCCAAAGGCCTGAAGCAGGAGACTGTAAGCAGGGTTTTGATCTACTACGCCCAGAACTCGATCCAAGGCCTCGCAGCTCGAGATATCCGGCCATCAAAGTGCAGCTTGTCCGATGCAGAGACTGTGAAGAAGCAAAAGATCAAGGTAGAGACGATCGTCAGCTTACTCCCCACGCAGTCGAGAAAGAGCCCGGTGCCACTGGCATTCCTTTCAGGTCTCCTCAAGACCGCCACAATGGTCTCGGCATCCACGCTTTGTAGAGCAGACCTGGAAAGGAGAATCGGAATCCAGCTTGACGAAGCAATTCTGGAAGACATACTGATTCCTGCAAGCACCCATACCGGGAGTCACTCGCTGTATGACACGGATTCGATCGCCAGGATCTTTTCCGTCTTCCTGAACTCGGATGAGGAGGAAGACGACGACGGAGCTCATTTGAGAGAGGATAGAGACAGCCGTTATGTGTTCGATAGCCCGCGATCTCCAAAGCAGAGCTTGATGGTTAAAGCTTCCAAGCTTTTGGATAGCTACCTTGCAGAGATCGCACTGGATTCTAACCTGACGCCCTCCAAGTTCATCGCTCTTGCTGAGCTACTCCCGGATCATGCTCGAGTCGTGAACGATGGCCTGTACCGGGCTGTTGATATCTTCCTCAAGGTAATTTCCAATCTTATGCAGAACAAGCCCCAATCTTGACGATCGTGTAATAGAACTCAGATCATTCCAGGTCCATCCCAACATCAAGGATTCAGAACGCTACCGCCTCTGCAAGACCATCGACTGCCAGAAGCTGTCTCAGGAAGCCTGCAGCCACGCAGCCCAGAACGAGAGGCTGCCCGTGCAGATGGCAGTGCAGGTCCTCTACTTCGAGCAGATCAGGCTCCGAAACGCCATCAACGGAAACCATGATCAGCTCTTCTTCGGCTCAGCAAACGGTCAGTACTCTCAAAGATCGGGCAGCGGGGTGGGGAGTGGCGCCATCTCGCCCAGAGATTGCTACGCATCAGTAAGGAGAGAGAACAGGGAGCTCAAGCTGGAGGTCGCACGAATGCGGATACGGCTGACTGATCTCGAGAAGGATCACGTTTCCATGAAGAAGGAGCTCGTTCGTCCAAATCCTGCCAATAAATTGCTCAGATCTTTTACGAAGAAGCTAAGCAAGCTCAGCTCCTTGTTCCGGAGGAGGGATGCCAAGCCCTTGAGCTCCAAGACTGCTTCCGACTCTCGCCTCATGTTTCAGAAGCGGCGGCGCCACTCCATCTCGTGAAGCATTGTCCTGTTTGGTGTGTGTAGCCTCACGTTTGCCATGATG is a window from the Musa acuminata AAA Group cultivar baxijiao chromosome BXJ2-1, Cavendish_Baxijiao_AAA, whole genome shotgun sequence genome containing:
- the LOC103988714 gene encoding BTB/POZ domain-containing protein At1g03010-like, which translates into the protein MGVATVSELKQQSVPGKRIFRSSLSTRQATEWPLSDVSSDLTVEVGTSSFPLHKFPLVSRSGKIRKLVSEAKDSKVTRINLQGTPGGAEAFELAAKFCYGVHIELDLSNAAMLSCAAHYLEMTEEFAEKNLELRAEIFLKEAVFSNNLNSITVLHRCESLLPVAEDINLISRIIMAIATNACKVEHTTGLATPEHGLIEVEATADWWGKALVMLNLDFFQRVLTAMKSKGLKQETVSRVLIYYAQNSIQGLAARDIRPSKCSLSDAETVKKQKIKVETIVSLLPTQSRKSPVPLAFLSGLLKTATMVSASTLCRADLERRIGIQLDEAILEDILIPASTHTGSHSLYDTDSIARIFSVFLNSDEEEDDDGAHLREDRDSRYVFDSPRSPKQSLMVKASKLLDSYLAEIALDSNLTPSKFIALAELLPDHARVVNDGLYRAVDIFLKVHPNIKDSERYRLCKTIDCQKLSQEACSHAAQNERLPVQMAVQVLYFEQIRLRNAINGNHDQLFFGSANGQYSQRSGSGVGSGAISPRDCYASVRRENRELKLEVARMRIRLTDLEKDHVSMKKELVRPNPANKLLRSFTKKLSKLSSLFRRRDAKPLSSKTASDSRLMFQKRRRHSIS